The segment TATCTTTTGACCAGTATTCCACCTCATCGTTTCTTATCTTTGTGTTACCGACCACACTGAACATTTTCATGTTAGCTATGATTCTATTAATAAcattgctggtagtaggatatattttatattcgcctcGATAGCAATTAAcgtacataaaatgttaaaaattaaatagattttttttattgcgttgaatgacgagacgagcttatcCTTCGCCTGTTTGTCGaaaagaccgcccataaacaataaaaacactattcaacaccttgaattacaaagtattgtttggtataccaccgcgctcgtcatcctgagacatgagatgttaagtttcaaattatgtccagtagttaaacttgCTGCAATGTGATAGATGTAAGGTGTTAAAAACGAAATAGATATAGAATCACTTGGGTATTTATTTGCCAATACAGTTATTTTTTCTACGATTCCGATAACCCTGCACGAAAGATCATAGTGAATGAACGAATTTGTATGTGAGTTCAAAAGCTACAGATATCTCGGGATAAATATCTGTTTAGCAATATTAATCTCTGTGTATTTATAGATGAAACAAACAGAACTTATTAACGGTTTTTATGGCGGCTAGCAACGATTTTTGCAAGTCATTCCAATACAATTTGTTTGTATGACGCCTCGCGACCTTGGCCGTCGCGTTGTTTTTGAACAGCCGTCGCGCGATCATGCACAGAATACCAAATGTTTTTTTGCCGTTCAGTTTGACATCTATATGTAGAAagactataaaatttatctttatgaGTGGtctaattttaaactaaaaatatacttactaagtACTTATACTAAATATACCAAAAATCGAACTACTTTGTTACTcattttttttagtatgtagatatccttaaattttattattttcttatgacTTGAATAAAAGTTCTGATGCCCCGGTAATAGATATTTATGATTTAAGATCAGTAAACCATACTTCTAGCTGGCATTCATTGAGGAACGTTTTTATTAAAGCCTGAGTCTCACCTATCATAGCtaggtgaaaagtgggtgcactctACCGGGACAAAAGACCTGACCGTACATATTTTTCCAGACACCCCATTCGGTCAGATGCCAGTGATGGTCATCGACGGCAAGAAATACGCACAGAGCACCGCCATCTCGCGCTACCTCGGCCGCAAATACGGACTCGCCGGCAGCAATGAGGAGGAGGCCTTCGAAATCGACCAGAATGTCGAGTACCTACACGACATTCGTGCTAGTAAGTATCATTCCATACGAACCGTGTCCCAACATGCTAGTTTAATGAGGTTTTAGGTCAACAGACATAGCATAGAGTTGAAGACCAAAGACATATTTGCTAACTATTAAATTGCTTTTAGTTAGATAAGATGTGAGTAGAAGATCATTGCAGTTGCTATCTAGGCACCCTCAAAACCCGGAGCCATCCTTAATGCACTGAAGAGTGCTACGGTATTTTCATGATTTAGGGACATCGTGTTAGAAGTTAATTTCAAATGGCGCCCGATGATTTCGCCGAGAGGCTATAAGGCGATGACTTCTATGCTGCCTCTATCATAGtgcaataatgataattttactCTCTTAAAAAACCGATAAGATAAGAGTATttaggtttgtttttttttaattaagacaACTGATTTGCGGTAGATATCACGCCATTTCGCATAATCGCTTATCATGCACTCTTTGTAACTGGAATGAGACCGTAATTACACGATAGTAAAAGCTTTTGTGATTGCACAACGTTTGCAATATTCTTGTATGTTTACCTACGTTTATTTCGCTatcatgtaaaattttatatcttgaGAAAGTTCGAGCATTATTCGTAAATAAGTTGTATTgcttgtatataaattatttatttccttgaaGTTCGGTACAATCTTGGCGCCCAATATGTGACAGATCGTCCAGAGTCAACGTTAGCTGTTACGTAAACAGAACCGCTTTTAATGAGTTTATTAACGCATTGAACGTTTCTGATAAATAATTGCCGTAGTTAAACGACATGTTGCTATGAAAGTGGCAAGTATTTCTTACTGGCACCCATTTTTTTAATCAACCATCTTACATTGTATCCAGTATACTTCACTGGGACTGGAAACTTCTGGAAGTCACCCTTAAAATGGCGAAAAGAAACAAGGATGTAACCagcttttaatttataagtaggcgacaaaattgttaaattttgaTCCAGAGATCACATTGGCGCCCACACCGCCACCTGCCTACACCTTTGCCAAGAAATCACACATTTGGTGCAACTTCTCGACAGTTTGCGATACTATCCTTATAAAAATTTGCACATTACAGAAGCCGCTGGTGTGTTCTACGAGGCTGACGAGGCCCTGAAGGCTAAGAAACACGAGGACTTCGTCAAGAACGTGTACCCTGACATGCTGAAAAGGCTCAACGCCATCATTGAGAAGAACAACGGACACATTGCCGCTGGAAAGGTAAATGTTAAAACTTTGAGACTCGATAAACTTTGGTtaaatggtatttattttttacgtcaGAGGCCTGAAGAACAACGGCGTGTCAGGAATCTAATCTAATCATGATTTGAGATATATATTAAGTCGTAGCATCTATAGTAATTTGTGAaggtattaaattaatgttagtcTAATATAATGCAGATTATATTAGGTAAGAGCAATTCAGGTAACAGTTGCATTATGTATAGgagttaattgttaatttaataaaataagcgCATGGTTTCCTTTGAGGCAATGTTGCATTTTGGTCGAAATAGGCCGCCAACGAAGCAATAATTTGCTACAATTTGACTGAGTTAAATGATGGTTGGAGTACATGGTGGAGTACATTTTAAAGTCTGCGATACCATCAAATGCCGCCtcgtgttttatatatttttcataacttttattttcCCTTTACAGCTGACATGGGGTGACTTCGTGTTCACCGGcatgtttgaatatttgaagACCATGCTTCAAATGCCTGATTTGGAAAAGACCTACCCAGTCTTCAAGAAGGTGCAGCAGGCGGTCCTTTCGCAGCCCAAAGTAAAGGCTTACGTAGACCTCGGCAGGGAATACGAATACCAATTCTAAACAACTTTAGCACTAAGTACCTAAAAAAAGATCTAAAACACCTATGGTTTAAAACGGCATTTGTGATTGTCTCTCGCATTAACACtcggttattttatttgttattgaattaaatttttgttaataaattgtgttttattgttttaagttatGGACATTCGCTGTATTCtagaaatatttctatttaatttacagAAATGAATGGAACGAGGCACACTTTTACCCCtgaactttttcacgcggacgtAACCGCGTGTAAAACTAGTGTTAATTCTAGATTTGCCAATGATCCTATGTTTGATCCACAGATCGAGGAGACGAAGTTTAGGGATTAAATAAGGTTTCTATGTATCACTGACAAACGGTCTAAACTCCTGACgctgtatatataataatcgcCCTTTCAAAGGCCTGACAAAGAAATCAATGCAATTTTCACGATCACTAAGGCCCCCTGTCGGCACAAAAACAACGTTAACGTAGCAAGCCTACATCGAATGGACGACCCAAAATCGAATTCGGTGTTGCGATTAGAGGAAGAATTCTGTTATCCAACAGAATCAGGgataaaaatatctaacaatTGTTTCACACTAAGTTCTTTCTTATTTAAGTTTAGCTTTTTCTAAGTCTGAATTATTAGATTCACTCACATAAATACACTAACACTCTCACGTCTTTTATGCCTGAAGGGGAAAGCAGCGGCACAATTGATGCACCCATTCCCGCCATGTATATTCGGTCCCATGATGTAATTGAGGGCAAGGCTATCGTcgtatcgggcactaattccagatcgcgggctgatactgagtagaaaaacccaatatccctTCTTCCGACCTGAGGATAAAACCCGGAACCTcacagcactgcagtcgtaccgtaatacaacggCGCCAAATTTCAAGGTGTTGATAAAATTGAGGAGACAATAATAACGTTCAGTGTTCAACAAATACTTAGTGTTTACAGAGCTGATGAAACTCACTGTAAAGGATCGtcgttttaattaatgataatgatatcagctcgatattatatactgttgggcacaggcctttTCTgtccttaatccaccacgctgacctagtgcagattgacagacttcacatacctttaaaattcttataaataacttcTCAGGAATACAGGTTACGACATATTCCTTTAACTTTGGTCTAATTAAAGACTACA is part of the Manduca sexta isolate Smith_Timp_Sample1 chromosome 10, JHU_Msex_v1.0, whole genome shotgun sequence genome and harbors:
- the LOC115441804 gene encoding glutathione S-transferase 2-like; translated protein: MPKVVYHYFSCKALGESGRMLLAYGGQEFEDHRILSADWPDFKPNTPFGQMPVMVIDGKKYAQSTAISRYLGRKYGLAGSNEEEAFEIDQNVEYLHDIRAKAAGVFYEADEALKAKKHEDFVKNVYPDMLKRLNAIIEKNNGHIAAGKLTWGDFVFTGMFEYLKTMLQMPDLEKTYPVFKKVQQAVLSQPKVKAYVDLGREYEYQF